Genomic segment of Candidatus Binatia bacterium:
GCGTCCGTAAGGATTTCCTGCCCGCTCTTGTTGTGCCCCGTGCTCGTCGTGTCTCGCTGCCTCCGAGGAGGGCTTCTTCTTCCGTCTGGGGTTACTAACCGATCGCCGGGTGGCAGTCCACGTCCGTCGTCGGCGCGGCCCCGCCGCGACGCCAGCGTGACCGTACTTGACCCGCGGCGCGTTGCCAGCGTAACAAGTTCGGGCCGGCGGGCCGAAGTGCCGGTAATGGGGACCGGTGGCAACGGCACGACGACCGCACGGCAGACCGTCGTAGGCGGAACGCGAGGAGCAGTGGAGATTCATGGCGGTCGAGCAAGACAAGCCGCACCATTCGCATCGACGCAGCCTCGCACTGCTTCTTCAGGCGGTCGGCCTGGGGGCGCTCTGGCTGGTGTTTTCGGGCAAATTCGACGTCTTGCACGCCGGCTTCGGGCTGTTTTCGGTCGCGCTCGTGCTGGTACTCACCAACGGGCTGGTCGTCCGCCGGCGTCAAGAGAGCCGGTTGGACGGCGTAGCCGTTAGGCCCGTGGAGGCATGCTTGTATCTCGGCTGGCTCGCGAAGGAGGTGGTGACGGCGAACCTCGATGTGGCGCGTCTGGTCCTGTCCCCGAAGCTGCCGATCGACCCGGTGCTGGTGCGTTTCACCACGAGTCTATCGAGCGCGGTGGCCCGGGTGGCACTGGGCAACTCGATTACCCTGACGCCCGGAACGCTGACTCTGGAGGTCGCCGGGTCGGAGGTGCTGGTGCACGCCATTTCGGTGTCGGCGGCCACAGGGCCGACGATCGACGAAATGGAGCGGCGGTTGGCGCGCGTGTTTGGAGCCGCGACCCCGCCCCCGAAGCTGGAGATGGCGGTGTTTCGTGGGCTGTCGGCCGATCGATCGGGGGGGCCGGCATGAACGGTCTCGTCGTTACGGTGGAAGTCATCCTGGTGGTGGCGATCCTGCTGCCGTTCTATCGCGTGGTGCGCGGGCCGACGGTGTTTGACCGGATGGTGGGTGTCGGGGTTGTCGGGACGAAGACGGTGATTCTGGTGTGTCTGGTCGGTCTTCAGTACGAGCGCCTGGAGATGTTCATCGACATCGCGATGGCTTACGCGATGTTGAACTTCGTCGGCACGCTGGTTGTGGCGAAGTATCTGGACCTGGGACGGGTGGAGCCGCGATGATCTGGTACGTGCTGGGGGTGGCGTTTCTGGCGAGCGGTGTGGTCTTCGCGCTGATCGGGAGCATCGGGGTGATCCGGATGCCGGACTTCTACTCCCGGACGCACGCCGCCAGTAAGCTCGACACGCTCGCCCTCGGCCTGAGCATGATCGGTATGGTGTTTTTCAACGGCGCCGACCTGAACGGTGTCAAGCTGCTGTTGATCGTGGTCTTCGTGGCGCTGGCGAACCCGGCGGCGGCGAACGCGTTGGGGCGCGCTGCCGTCCGGGCGCGACTGGAGCCGTGGGTGCGCCGGCGGCCGGCGAGCGGCACGGAGGACGCGGCGTGATCTTGTGGTTGTTTCTGCTGGCGATCGTCGCGGCGATCGTGGCCCTGCAGGTGCGCGACCTGCTGGCCGCGACGGCTCTGCTCTCGGTGTTCAGTTTCCTCGTCGCGTTACTGTATGCGGGACTCGGTGCCGTCGATGTCGGCTTCAACGAGGCAGTGCTGGGTGCCGGGGTGACCGGAGTGCTGCTCGTCGTGGCGCTATTTCACACGCGCCGGAGGTCGGTGGATTGAGCACGCTTGCCACGCTGGCGATCGCCGCGTTCGGGCTGGTGCTGCTGGCCGCGGGTGCCGGCCTCCCGGTGTTCGGGGATCCGCAGTCCACCGCGGCCCTGCACGTTTCGGCGGCGTACATCCGCGGTTCCTACGCGGACGCCCACACGCCCAACGTCGTGACGACGATGATTGCGGATTATCGCGGTTTCGACACGCTCGGCGAGACGGTCGTGGTATTCACCGCGGGGCTGGCCTGCATGCTGCTCCTGGCGGCGCCGCCGGGTGCCGGCATCCCGGCGATCGGGCGGCCGAAGGACAATGTCATTGCCGAGGTGGTAACCCGGGTAATGATCCCGGTCATTCAGTTGTTCGCGTTGTACGTGGTCTTTCACGGCCACTACAGCCCCGGCGGCGGGTTTCAGGGGGGTGCGTTGATAGCTGCCAGTGTGCTGCTTGCCCGGATTGTGTTCGGGCACGACCGCTCGCAAGCGCTATTTCCGGCCGGGCTCGCCACGCCGCTGGGGCTGGCCGGGTTGCTGGTCTATGCCGGTATCGGTCTGGTGGCGTTGCCGCTCGGGGGCAACCTGCTCGACTACGACAGGATCCCGGTCGATCTTCCGCCCGACGTGCTGCACAACTGGGGCATTCTCGGCGTCGAGATCGGTGTGGCGCTCGCGGTCAGCGGCACGCTCGTGGCGATCTTCGATTACCTCGCGACTGGCGGGCGGTAGGGGCGGCCGGCGGTATGCGCGCATTATTGGTCGAGCGCTGGCCGTATGTCTTGACCGTGCTGATGCTGCTCATCGGGCTGCACGGCATGCTGGTCAAGCGGAACCTGATGAAGAAGCTCATCGGCATGAACATCTTCCAGGGGGCGATCATCCTGTTCTTCATCGTCTACGGGTACAAGACCGGCGGCACCGTGCCGGTGCTGGACCCGGAGATCGGAGCCGACCCGACTCGCTACGACAACCCGATTCCGCACGGGCTGATGCTGACGGCGATCGTCGTATCGGTGGCGACCACGGGAGTTGCTCTGGCGCTGCTGATGCGCATCTACCGGGCGTTCGGCACCATCGACGAGGCGGAGTTGCTCGAGCGGATGAACGGCGGGGAGTCGCCGTAATGCCGGCGCCGAACGAGAGCGTGTTGCCGATCGGCATCTCGGTATTGTTGCTGGTCGGTGCCGTGCTCACTGTCGGCTTCGGGTTGGTCCGGCGCCGATTCGCTTGGCCGGTTGCCTTTGCGACGCTCGTTGGCGTTCTCGCGAACGCCGTTGCGTTGCTCTTGGCGGTACTGGATGCCGGTCCGCTGCGCCACTCGCTGGGAGGCTGGGCGGCGCCGATCGGCATCGAGTACGTCGTCGATGGCCTGGGGGCGTTCGTGGTCACGGTGGTGGCGGGGATCGCGGTGGCGGTCGGATGGTACGCTCGCACGGCGGTGCGTCGCGAGACTCCGGATCGCGAGGTGGCGTTTCTCGGCATGCTGCTGACGCTCCTGCTCGGACTCACCGGCATGGTGCTGACGGGCGATCTGTTCAACCTCTACGTCTTCTTCGAGATCAGTGCGCTGGCCGGTTACGCGCTGCTGGCGGTGGGCGACCGGAAGGCGCCGGTGGCGAGCTTCCGGTACGTACTGGTCGGCACCACGGGTGCGTCGTTCTACCTGCTGGGCATCGGTCTTCTCTACGTGTTGACGGGAAGCCTCAACATGGCCGACGTGGCGCGCCTGTTGCCGTCGTTGCAGGACAACCCGGCGCTGCGCGTCGCGCTGGCCCTGATTGTCGTCGGGGTCGGCGTGAAGATGGCCGTGTTCCCGCTGTTCGGCTGGCAGCCGGACGCTTACACGTATGCGTGCAGCACGACCACGGCGCTGATCGCACCGGTGATGACGAAGGTGGCGGCGTTCGCGCTCCTGCGGGTGCTCTTCTTCGTGTTCGGTCTCGATCTGGTAATCCACTATCTGCCGGCCGGGGCGATCTTTTCCTGGATGTCCGCCGCCGGAATCGTGGTCGGATCCGTGATGGCGATCGCCCAGCGCGACGTCAAGCGGATGCTGGCGTACAGCTCGATCGCTCAGGTCGGGTATATCGGCGTCGGGCTGGGGCTGGCGAATCCATGGGCGCTAACCGGCGCCATGCTGCACATCCTCAACCACGCGACGATGAAGTGCTGCCTGTTCCTGGTTACGGGCAGTGTCGCTCTGCACACGGGTCGGACCGCGGTTGTCGAGTACGACGGGCTCGGCCGCTGCATGCCGTGGAGCTTTGCGGCCTTCACGATTGCCGCGCTGGCGATGGTGGGCTTGCCGCCGACCAACGGGTTTTTCAGCAAGTGGTACCTGATACTCGGTACCATCCGTTCGGGCGACTGGGGATTGGTTGTCGTGGTGGCCGGGTCGAGCCTGTTGACGGCGGTGTATTTTTTCCGCCTGTTGGAACGCGTCTACACCCGCGCCGTGGAGGTGGAGGCAGGTGGGGTGCCAACGGCGGACGCGCCGTTGGGGTTGCGCGTGCCGGCGCTGGCGCTCGGCGTCGGGGTGGTTGTGCTCGGATTGTGCAACGCCTGGTTCGTGACCGAGATCCTGCAGCCGGCCCTGCCGGTGGCGTCGCGATTGCCGGGGATGTGACCGTGGATCCGCACGCCGTTGCCTCCGTTCGTCCGCTGCTCGCGATTCTGGTTTCGTTGCTGGCGGTGCCGCCGATCGTTGCGAGCGATTCGCGGCCGAACTTGCGCGAGGCGTGGAGTCTGCTGGCGGCGACGGCGAAAGCGGCCCTGGTGCTGTCGATGTTGCCGGCGGTGCTGTCGGGCGAGCAGCTCGTTTGTAAGCTCTGGCAGATATCGCCGGGGGTCGAGCTGGCGCTCAGAGTGGACGCGCTGGGTCTCGTGTTTGCGATGGTGGCCAGCACGCTGTGGGTGCTCACGTCGGTCTATTCCATCGGTTATGTGCGGGGTGCGCAGGAGCGCAGGCAGACCCGGTACTTCGCCAGCTTCGCGCTGTGCCTGGCGGCGACCATTGGCATTGCCTTCGCCGCCAATCTGCTCACGTTCCTGGTGTTTTTCGAGATGCTGACCGTCGCCACCTATCCGCTTGTCCTGCACAAGGAGACGCTGTCGGCGCGGCGGGGCGCCCACGTCTACCTCGCCTACACGCTGCCGGCGGGTCTGGCGTTGCTGGTTGCGGTGGGGCTGACGTGGTCGATTGCCGGCACGCTCAGCTTCGTTCCCGGCGGGTTTATCGAGCGCGGCATGGCGGCCGACTCGACGCTGGCGTTGTTGTTTCTGCTTTACGTTCTCGGTGTCGGTGTGAAGGCCGGGTTGATGCCGCTGCACGCCTGGTTGCCCGCGGCCATGGTGGCCCCGACGCCGGTGAGTGCGTTGCTGCACGCCGTTGCGGTGGTCAAGGCGGGGGTGTTCGGGGTGCTGCGGGTGACCGGTTTCGTCTTCGGTCCGGCCTTGCTCGGCGACCTCGGGTTGGGGACCGTGCTGGCATGGGTCGCCTGCGCGACCCTGCTGGCGGCCTCGTTGCTGGCGCTGGCGCAGGACAACCTGAAGCGGCGTTTGGCGTACAGCACGGTCGGGCACCTGGGTTACATCGTTCTCGGCGCGGCTCTGGCCAATGTCTGGAGTTGGAGCGGTGCCGTCCTGCACCTGGTGTTTCACGCGACGATGAAGATCACGTTGTTCTTCTGTGCGGGGGCGATTTACGTGCGCACGCACCACGAAAGCATCCGCGAACTCGACGGTATCGGCCGGCAGATGCCGGTGACGATGGCGGCGTTTGCGATCGCCAGCCTCGGCCTGGCCGGGGTGCCGGGTGTGAACGGGTTCCTCAGCAAGTGGGGCCTGGCGTCGGGGGCGATCGCGGCGGAGCAGTGGTGGTTCGCGGCCGCGCTGGCCTTGAGTGGCGTGCTCAACGCCGCGTACTTCTTCCCGATCGTGCATGCGGCGTTTTTCCGGCGCAGTCCGGCGTATCCGCGCTTCGGCGAGGCGAGTCCGCTGCTGGTCGTGCCGCTGGTTGTCACCGCGCTGGCGTCATTGTTGCTCGGGATCGTTCCCGACCTCGGGTTGCGGGTATGGACGCTCGCGCTCGGAACGGCGGCGCGAGTGACGGGGGGAGCGCTGCCATGAAGTTGGCGTCGCCGAGCCGGCGCGCCCGCTGGGTTGCGGCCGTCGCGGGTGCCCTGGCCGTGGCCCTGCCGGTGGCGTTTCATGTCGAGCAACACTATCCGTGGGACGCGATTCCTGGGTTCTACGCGATTTACGGTGCGCTCGGGTGCGCCGCGCTGGTGGCGGCGAGCAAGTGGCTCGGCAAGGCATTGCTGCAGCGGCCCGAGGACTGGTACGGCCGCGACGATATGCCGGGAGGACGAGAGCGATGACGGCGTTGCCCCCGGCGCTGCTGTTGGTCGCCGCGGCGCTGCTGGTTGCCGTGTTGCCGCGTGTGGCGCGCGGGGCGGTCTGCATCGTCGCCCCGTTGGGCACTCTGACGTACATCGTTACCGCGGTCCCCGCGGGTACGCGGATTGGGTACCCGTTTCTGGCCTACACGCTCGAGATCGTTCGTGCCGACCCGCTGGCGTTGTTGTTCGGCGGCATCTTCTGCGCGATCGCCGCGATCGCGGCGCTGTACGCGTGGCACGAGGGAGATGTCCTGCAGCAGGTGGCGGCGCTGCTCTATGCGGCCGGGGCCGTCGGCGTGAGCTTCGCCGGCGACCTGCTTACCTTCTATGCCTTCTGGGAGCTGATGGCGGTTGCGGCGACGGTGCTGGTGTGGTCGCGCCGCACGGTGGCGAGCGGACGAGCCGGTACCCGCTACCTGCTCGTTCACGTCGCGGGAGGTGCCGTGCTCCTGCTCGGAATCCTCTTGTACGTTCACGCGACGGGCTCGCTGCTGTTCCGGCTCTTCGATCCCGATGCGGCGCCGGCCGGCACGTGGCTCATTCTGATCGGCGTCTGTGTGAATGCCGCCATTCCGCCGCTCGGGGCGTGGTTGCCGGACGCCTACCCGCGGGCGACGGTGACCGGCGCCGTGTTTCTGTCTGCGCTGACGACCAAGGCGGCGGTTTATGCCCTTCTGCGGGGCTTTGCCGGCTGGGACATCCTGGTTCCGGCGGGGGTTACGATGGCGCTCTACGGCGTGGTGTATGCCGTGCTCGCCAACGATATTCGGGAGCTGCTCGCCTACCACATCATCTCGCAGGTGGGCTACATGGTGGCCGGTGCCGGCATCGGTACCGAGATGGCAGTCAACGGCGCGGCGGCCCACGCCGTATGTCACATTCTTTACAAGTCGCTGCTGTTCATGGGTGCGGGGGCCGTGATTCAAACCACGGGGCGCAGCCGGCTCAGTGACCTGGGCGGATTTGCCGCACGCCAGCGGGTGGTGTTGGCGCTGTACATGATCGGGGCGTTTTCCATCAGCGGCTTTCCTTTATGGAACGGTTTTGTGAGTAAGCCGATGATCCTTGCTGCCGCCGGCGCGGTGCATCTCGACTGGGTCGTTCTGTTGCTGACGCTGGCGTCTATCGGGACCTTCCTGCACACCGGCCTGAAGCTGCCGTACTTCACCTGGATGGGCCCGGACCGTGGCATCAATCCCGGCGCGGCGCCCGTCAACATGGTTCTTGCCATGGCGGTGGCCGCGGTGCTGTGTACGGCGATCGGCATAGCGCCCGGTTTGCTTTATCGATTCCTGCCCTACGCCACCGACTACCAGCCATACAACGCGACGCATCTGATCGAGGTCGTGCAGCTTCTGCTGTTCACTTTCTTCTCTTTCTACCTGTTCATTCCGAGCCTCGGCGGCGAGCGTACGCTATCGATCGATACCGACGTGGTCTACCGCAAATCGGCTGCCTTCATGCGAGCGATTTTCGTTGGCGGCCTTAACCGGGCCTTCGGTGGAGTCGAGGCGATTGCCGAACGCGTCGCGCACGGGGCCCAGACGGCGTTGCTGGACCCCACCGCGTGGGGTC
This window contains:
- the mnhG gene encoding monovalent cation/H(+) antiporter subunit G; this encodes MIWYVLGVAFLASGVVFALIGSIGVIRMPDFYSRTHAASKLDTLALGLSMIGMVFFNGADLNGVKLLLIVVFVALANPAAANALGRAAVRARLEPWVRRRPASGTEDAA
- a CDS encoding monovalent cation/H+ antiporter subunit D family protein (subunit D of antiporter complex involved in resistance to high concentrations of Na+, K+, Li+ and/or alkali; contains an oxidoreductase domain; catalyzes the transfer of electrons from NADH to ubiquinone); translated protein: MDPHAVASVRPLLAILVSLLAVPPIVASDSRPNLREAWSLLAATAKAALVLSMLPAVLSGEQLVCKLWQISPGVELALRVDALGLVFAMVASTLWVLTSVYSIGYVRGAQERRQTRYFASFALCLAATIGIAFAANLLTFLVFFEMLTVATYPLVLHKETLSARRGAHVYLAYTLPAGLALLVAVGLTWSIAGTLSFVPGGFIERGMAADSTLALLFLLYVLGVGVKAGLMPLHAWLPAAMVAPTPVSALLHAVAVVKAGVFGVLRVTGFVFGPALLGDLGLGTVLAWVACATLLAASLLALAQDNLKRRLAYSTVGHLGYIVLGAALANVWSWSGAVLHLVFHATMKITLFFCAGAIYVRTHHESIRELDGIGRQMPVTMAAFAIASLGLAGVPGVNGFLSKWGLASGAIAAEQWWFAAALALSGVLNAAYFFPIVHAAFFRRSPAYPRFGEASPLLVVPLVVTALASLLLGIVPDLGLRVWTLALGTAARVTGGALP
- a CDS encoding cation:proton antiporter subunit C, whose amino-acid sequence is MRALLVERWPYVLTVLMLLIGLHGMLVKRNLMKKLIGMNIFQGAIILFFIVYGYKTGGTVPVLDPEIGADPTRYDNPIPHGLMLTAIVVSVATTGVALALLMRIYRAFGTIDEAELLERMNGGESP
- a CDS encoding DUF4040 domain-containing protein, with the protein product MILWLFLLAIVAAIVALQVRDLLAATALLSVFSFLVALLYAGLGAVDVGFNEAVLGAGVTGVLLVVALFHTRRRSVD
- a CDS encoding NADH/ubiquinone/plastoquinone (complex I), whose amino-acid sequence is MPAPNESVLPIGISVLLLVGAVLTVGFGLVRRRFAWPVAFATLVGVLANAVALLLAVLDAGPLRHSLGGWAAPIGIEYVVDGLGAFVVTVVAGIAVAVGWYARTAVRRETPDREVAFLGMLLTLLLGLTGMVLTGDLFNLYVFFEISALAGYALLAVGDRKAPVASFRYVLVGTTGASFYLLGIGLLYVLTGSLNMADVARLLPSLQDNPALRVALALIVVGVGVKMAVFPLFGWQPDAYTYACSTTTALIAPVMTKVAAFALLRVLFFVFGLDLVIHYLPAGAIFSWMSAAGIVVGSVMAIAQRDVKRMLAYSSIAQVGYIGVGLGLANPWALTGAMLHILNHATMKCCLFLVTGSVALHTGRTAVVEYDGLGRCMPWSFAAFTIAALAMVGLPPTNGFFSKWYLILGTIRSGDWGLVVVVAGSSLLTAVYFFRLLERVYTRAVEVEAGGVPTADAPLGLRVPALALGVGVVVLGLCNAWFVTEILQPALPVASRLPGM
- a CDS encoding Na+/H+ antiporter subunit E → MAVEQDKPHHSHRRSLALLLQAVGLGALWLVFSGKFDVLHAGFGLFSVALVLVLTNGLVVRRRQESRLDGVAVRPVEACLYLGWLAKEVVTANLDVARLVLSPKLPIDPVLVRFTTSLSSAVARVALGNSITLTPGTLTLEVAGSEVLVHAISVSAATGPTIDEMERRLARVFGAATPPPKLEMAVFRGLSADRSGGPA
- a CDS encoding monovalent cation/H+ antiporter complex subunit F, with the protein product MNGLVVTVEVILVVAILLPFYRVVRGPTVFDRMVGVGVVGTKTVILVCLVGLQYERLEMFIDIAMAYAMLNFVGTLVVAKYLDLGRVEPR
- a CDS encoding Na(+)/H(+) antiporter subunit D, whose translation is MTALPPALLLVAAALLVAVLPRVARGAVCIVAPLGTLTYIVTAVPAGTRIGYPFLAYTLEIVRADPLALLFGGIFCAIAAIAALYAWHEGDVLQQVAALLYAAGAVGVSFAGDLLTFYAFWELMAVAATVLVWSRRTVASGRAGTRYLLVHVAGGAVLLLGILLYVHATGSLLFRLFDPDAAPAGTWLILIGVCVNAAIPPLGAWLPDAYPRATVTGAVFLSALTTKAAVYALLRGFAGWDILVPAGVTMALYGVVYAVLANDIRELLAYHIISQVGYMVAGAGIGTEMAVNGAAAHAVCHILYKSLLFMGAGAVIQTTGRSRLSDLGGFAARQRVVLALYMIGAFSISGFPLWNGFVSKPMILAAAGAVHLDWVVLLLTLASIGTFLHTGLKLPYFTWMGPDRGINPGAAPVNMVLAMAVAAVLCTAIGIAPGLLYRFLPYATDYQPYNATHLIEVVQLLLFTFFSFYLFIPSLGGERTLSIDTDVVYRKSAAFMRAIFVGGLNRAFGGVEAIAERVAHGAQTALLDPTAWGRDRRGAPRGFDPDRSRPPLLTPLLITIVTVVVIAIALLSAGGG